Proteins encoded within one genomic window of Haematobia irritans isolate KBUSLIRL chromosome 5, ASM5000362v1, whole genome shotgun sequence:
- the LOC142237486 gene encoding chitotriosidase-1-like isoform X1, with protein sequence MSIFEILLVMVLTTVSKSIAKDKMINCYLGSWVNDNRPERYIFEPEMISQHCTHVSYAFFGVTHTGSFDDSNTYTGPKKDWIERLLAMKLQYPKLKFIAVVGGDMVPSSRFSYVAKNARTRRIFMLTALEALQQMGFDGMDIHWLLPGSSGNEEDKANFIYLLEEIRSSLKENNLLFGISVSGNVTYSHEWYDVPNIVKHVDFINVMSYNYTNDPVIFDVTPLRGHTEYSVEKTIDFWRDQGAPATKLNMGLALFARIYTLEDKSLTNVPNFYICAIEKNPFIQLDEDKATAVIRHIWRDRKTNFPQE encoded by the exons atgtCTATCTTCGAAATTCTGTTGGTTATGGTACTTACTACCGTTTCAAAATCCATTGCCAAAG ATAAAATGATCAATTGTTATTTGGGTTCTTGGGTTAATGATAATCGACCTGAGCGCTATATCTTTGAACCGGAAATGATATCCCAACATTGCACTCATGTCAGTTATGCATTTTTCGGTGTAACTCACACAGGTTCCTTTGACGACTCAAACACCTATACTGGTCCGAAAAAAG ATTGGATTGAACGTTTGCTTGCTATGAAACTCCAGTAtcctaaattgaaatttattgctgTGGTGGGTGGTGACATGGTTCCATCTTCTCGATTTTCTTATGTGGCCAAAAATGCCCGGACTCGTCGAATTTTCATGCTTACAGCTTTGGAAGCTTTACAACAAATGGGCTTCGATGGTATGGATATACATTGGCTTTTGCCAGGTAGTTCTGGTAATGAAGAAGACAAGGCTAATTTTATATATCTGCTTGAAGAAATTCGGAGTAG tttaaaagaaaataatctcCTTTTTGGAATATCGGTGTCTGGAAATGTCACTTACTCTCACGAATGGTATGATGTGCCCAACATTGTCAAACATGTGGATTTCATTAACGTCATGTCTTACAATTATACAAATGACCCGGTAATTTTTGATGTGACCCCTCTTCGTGGACATACTGAATATTCAGTTGAGAAAACCATAGATTTCTGGCGTGACCAAG GTGCCCCTGCAACTAAATTAAACATGGGCTTAGCATTATTTGCTCGCATATATACTTTAGAGGACAAATCTTTAACAAACGTtcctaatttttatatatgcgctattgaaaaaaatccttTCATTCAATTAGACGAGGATAAAGCAACAGCTGTTATTCGTCACATATGGCgggatagaaaaacaaattttcctcAAGAATAG
- the LOC142237486 gene encoding acidic mammalian chitinase-like isoform X2, with protein MSIFEILLVMVLTTVSKSIAKGSFDDSNTYTGPKKDWIERLLAMKLQYPKLKFIAVVGGDMVPSSRFSYVAKNARTRRIFMLTALEALQQMGFDGMDIHWLLPGSSGNEEDKANFIYLLEEIRSSLKENNLLFGISVSGNVTYSHEWYDVPNIVKHVDFINVMSYNYTNDPVIFDVTPLRGHTEYSVEKTIDFWRDQGAPATKLNMGLALFARIYTLEDKSLTNVPNFYICAIEKNPFIQLDEDKATAVIRHIWRDRKTNFPQE; from the exons atgtCTATCTTCGAAATTCTGTTGGTTATGGTACTTACTACCGTTTCAAAATCCATTGCCAAAG GTTCCTTTGACGACTCAAACACCTATACTGGTCCGAAAAAAG ATTGGATTGAACGTTTGCTTGCTATGAAACTCCAGTAtcctaaattgaaatttattgctgTGGTGGGTGGTGACATGGTTCCATCTTCTCGATTTTCTTATGTGGCCAAAAATGCCCGGACTCGTCGAATTTTCATGCTTACAGCTTTGGAAGCTTTACAACAAATGGGCTTCGATGGTATGGATATACATTGGCTTTTGCCAGGTAGTTCTGGTAATGAAGAAGACAAGGCTAATTTTATATATCTGCTTGAAGAAATTCGGAGTAG tttaaaagaaaataatctcCTTTTTGGAATATCGGTGTCTGGAAATGTCACTTACTCTCACGAATGGTATGATGTGCCCAACATTGTCAAACATGTGGATTTCATTAACGTCATGTCTTACAATTATACAAATGACCCGGTAATTTTTGATGTGACCCCTCTTCGTGGACATACTGAATATTCAGTTGAGAAAACCATAGATTTCTGGCGTGACCAAG GTGCCCCTGCAACTAAATTAAACATGGGCTTAGCATTATTTGCTCGCATATATACTTTAGAGGACAAATCTTTAACAAACGTtcctaatttttatatatgcgctattgaaaaaaatccttTCATTCAATTAGACGAGGATAAAGCAACAGCTGTTATTCGTCACATATGGCgggatagaaaaacaaattttcctcAAGAATAG